In Devosia sp. XK-2, one DNA window encodes the following:
- a CDS encoding cytochrome c-type biogenesis CcmF C-terminal domain-containing protein: protein MFCTLYPLLLDALTGTTISVGAPFFNFTFGALMAPLLLVLPFGPLLAWKRADLVAAGQRLIGFAALAVFLAILISALAGNSISLVPLGLLLGFWVAFGSVAELIERSRMGRIPFGESLRRLAGLPRSIWSTAIAHLGLGLTVLGIVSVSAWETELVTTLNPGETAELSGYQIAFDTFEQMNGPNYLADAGSFTVTAPDGGVARLVAERRTYMASGMPTTEAAIQTYGLSQLYLQLGEPLDDTHVVRVWHKPYILLIWISALVMAAAGALSLTDRRIRLGAPQPARKPRPEAAQ, encoded by the coding sequence ATGTTCTGCACACTCTATCCGCTCCTGCTCGATGCCCTGACCGGCACGACCATTTCGGTGGGCGCACCCTTTTTCAACTTCACCTTCGGGGCGCTGATGGCGCCATTGCTGCTGGTTCTGCCATTCGGGCCGCTGCTGGCCTGGAAGCGCGCCGACCTCGTGGCGGCCGGCCAGAGGCTGATCGGCTTTGCCGCTCTGGCGGTCTTTCTCGCCATCCTGATTTCCGCACTGGCCGGAAATTCGATTTCACTGGTCCCGCTCGGGCTCCTGCTGGGCTTCTGGGTGGCCTTTGGTTCCGTGGCCGAACTGATCGAGCGTAGCCGGATGGGCCGTATTCCGTTTGGTGAAAGCCTGCGACGCCTGGCAGGGCTCCCGCGCTCGATCTGGTCGACGGCTATCGCGCATCTGGGGCTGGGCCTGACCGTGCTTGGGATCGTCTCCGTATCGGCCTGGGAGACCGAATTGGTGACGACGCTCAACCCGGGCGAGACGGCCGAATTGTCGGGATACCAGATTGCCTTCGACACATTCGAGCAAATGAACGGCCCCAATTATCTGGCCGATGCGGGCAGCTTTACGGTCACGGCACCGGATGGTGGAGTGGCCCGACTGGTGGCCGAACGGCGAACCTATATGGCCAGCGGCATGCCGACTACGGAAGCGGCTATCCAGACCTATGGGCTGTCCCAGCTTTACCTGCAATTGGGCGAGCCCCTGGACGACACCCATGTCGTCCGCGTCTGGCACAAGCCCTATATCCTGCTGATCTGGATTAGTGCGCTGGTCATGGCGGCGGCCGGGGCTCTTTCGCTGACCGACCGGCGCATCCGCCTGGGCGCACCCCAGCCGGCGCGAAAGCCACGCCCCGAGGCGGCCCAATGA